From Methanosarcina lacustris Z-7289, one genomic window encodes:
- a CDS encoding DUF473 domain-containing protein, whose protein sequence is MEYIALTGIADSVIEVLKKHELRTLEIRNLQNFFGILELNAGDNVLLTSTSLQDLTDGTSALIAKIVQMQISVHSIVSSNDIYCEEREAMSARIQLECRSMARVKSVVSNELGKPVRVDAREISCYEAR, encoded by the coding sequence ATGGAGTATATAGCGTTAACAGGAATTGCTGATTCTGTGATCGAGGTCCTGAAGAAACACGAGCTCAGGACTCTTGAGATTCGGAATCTGCAGAACTTCTTCGGAATACTCGAGCTCAATGCAGGAGATAATGTTCTCCTCACTTCTACGAGCCTTCAGGACCTTACAGATGGGACTTCAGCTCTTATAGCAAAGATTGTGCAGATGCAGATCTCTGTTCATTCTATTGTCAGCTCAAATGATATCTATTGTGAAGAACGAGAAGCCATGTCAGCTCGTATTCAGCTTGAATGCAGGAGCATGGCACGGGTGAAAAGCGTCGTTTCAAACGAACTCGGAAAACCAGTGAGGGTGGACGCAAGAGAAATTTCCTGCTACGAAGCCAGATAA
- the thsA gene encoding thermosome subunit alpha — protein sequence MAGQPIFILREGSKRTHGSDAQHNNIMAAKAVAEAVRTTLGPKGMDKMLVDSMGDVVITNDGATILKEMDIEHPGAKMIVEVAKTQDAEVGDGTTTAAVLAGEFLTKAEDLLESGVHPTVIASGYRLAADQATKILETITISTSPEDTETLEKIAATAITGKGAEANKDHLSRLAVQAVKSVVEVSEDGKITVDIEDIKIEKRPGGSIADSEIIEGVIVDKERVHTGMPEMVKDAKVLLLSVPIELKKTETKAEIKITAPDQMQLFLDQEEAMLREIVEKVIRTGANVVFCQKGMDDLAQYYLTKAGIFAMRRVKKSDMDKLSRATGAKVITSMEEIEESDLGYAGLVEEKDVSGSRMTFVTGCKDSKTTSILLRGGTEHVVEGIERALEDALRVVGVALEDQKIVVGGGSPEIELALRLKEYASTLKGREQLAVMKFAESLEIIPQTLAENAGLDPIDMLVEMRSQHEKGNKRAGLNVYTGKIEDMFENNVVEPLRIKTQAINAATEAAIMILRIDDVIASAGGGRAPSGPGGEMEDL from the coding sequence TTGGCAGGACAACCGATTTTTATTTTAAGAGAAGGCAGCAAGAGAACCCATGGTTCCGACGCCCAGCACAACAACATCATGGCCGCAAAGGCAGTAGCTGAGGCAGTAAGGACCACTCTTGGGCCGAAGGGTATGGACAAGATGCTTGTAGACTCCATGGGAGACGTCGTCATCACCAACGACGGAGCAACTATCCTTAAAGAAATGGACATCGAGCACCCAGGCGCAAAGATGATCGTGGAAGTCGCCAAGACCCAGGACGCAGAAGTAGGCGACGGGACAACCACTGCAGCCGTACTCGCAGGAGAATTCCTGACAAAGGCAGAAGACCTGCTGGAAAGCGGCGTTCACCCAACCGTGATCGCAAGTGGTTACAGGCTTGCAGCAGACCAGGCTACCAAGATCCTGGAGACCATCACTATCAGTACATCTCCGGAAGATACCGAAACCCTCGAAAAAATTGCAGCCACAGCCATTACAGGTAAAGGCGCAGAGGCTAACAAGGACCACCTTTCCAGGCTTGCAGTTCAGGCTGTTAAATCGGTTGTTGAGGTAAGTGAAGATGGGAAGATCACTGTGGACATCGAGGACATCAAGATCGAAAAGAGACCCGGTGGAAGCATTGCAGACTCCGAGATTATCGAAGGTGTAATCGTTGATAAAGAACGTGTTCACACCGGAATGCCGGAAATGGTGAAAGATGCAAAAGTCCTGCTCCTGAGTGTGCCAATCGAACTCAAGAAGACAGAAACAAAAGCAGAAATAAAGATCACCGCCCCTGACCAGATGCAGCTTTTCCTTGACCAGGAAGAAGCCATGCTCAGGGAAATTGTGGAAAAGGTAATCAGGACAGGCGCAAATGTAGTCTTCTGCCAGAAGGGCATGGATGACCTCGCCCAGTACTACCTGACAAAGGCAGGAATTTTCGCCATGCGCAGAGTCAAGAAGAGTGACATGGACAAACTCTCCAGAGCAACAGGTGCAAAGGTTATCACAAGCATGGAGGAAATCGAGGAGTCCGACCTCGGCTATGCAGGCCTTGTAGAAGAAAAGGATGTCTCAGGCTCCAGAATGACCTTCGTCACAGGCTGCAAGGACAGCAAGACCACCTCAATTCTGCTTCGCGGCGGAACCGAGCATGTAGTTGAAGGAATTGAGAGGGCCCTTGAAGATGCTCTCAGAGTTGTGGGCGTTGCTCTTGAAGACCAGAAGATTGTTGTTGGCGGTGGCTCACCTGAAATAGAACTGGCTCTAAGGCTCAAGGAATATGCATCAACCCTTAAAGGCAGAGAACAGCTTGCTGTTATGAAGTTCGCCGAGTCCCTCGAGATCATTCCTCAGACCCTTGCAGAAAATGCAGGGCTTGACCCTATCGACATGCTTGTTGAAATGCGCTCCCAGCACGAGAAGGGCAACAAGAGGGCTGGACTCAATGTCTACACAGGCAAGATCGAGGACATGTTCGAAAACAATGTTGTCGAACCCCTCAGGATCAAGACCCAGGCAATCAACGCAGCTACGGAAGCCGCAATTATGATCCTCAGGATCGACGATGTAATCGCCTCAGCCGGCGGCGGAAGAGCACCATCGGGCCCGGGCGGCGAAATGGAAGACCTGTAA
- a CDS encoding FAD-binding and (Fe-S)-binding domain-containing protein: MTVRSVPELSATQKSELSELFGEYVNLDKRDRHYYNHDIGALPPLVKKVMGNTDPAAVVKIRTEEDAVKLLEFANRYKIPVVPRAGASSGYGGVIPTKGGIVADVTLLNKIISIDPEGQKAVVQSGLIWEKLERKLKEEGLSVRAIPSSAPSSTIGGWLAQSGAGYGSYEFGWGYESMEKARVVLPNGKIRDFSGPELKKLIGTMGTTGIITEIALNVQKLEERKAVSSSFPDASAMKTAIETIRKNNIPLWSISFLNPEWADMKNKSPQKLHSGKVVDKHRPVLPVAYVCTFMYPASRDVSGLNEAIENAGGTILPEEIAKHETEEWFKSMKVKRLGPSFIPAEILVPFEKMDRVFEEIEKRIKLPVLTEGMVISDGNVVLLCFMRHSERSLLFNTAFALSLSILKIAEENGGRAYSSGLFFASKKKSVFGDRLSEVEALRKEFDPNGIMNPETLEGKGLLNTAVSLGSSFEPMGRIVGNMSGIGKVSFKDEKEIPADIAELAYSCSQCGYCVSECDQYYGRNWESQSPRGKWFFIKEYLAGREKLDQRQTNTFLACTTCQMCDARCELDMPIEHAWMTMRGKLVDEEKKMTFPPFEIMAASLLKERNIWANLSKDRDKWIPDDIRAKMKDKAEYAYFAGCTASFVEKDVAIGAVRMLDDAGVEFTGLGDKEACCGIPMLVAGKWDVFETIMRMNISNMKKRGVKTVITSCPACWLMWHTVYPQWAEKLGIEYGFETKHYSEILVERLDVLKPKFKVPLNKVVAWHDSCHLGRAGGEIYDPPRELLKAIPGIQFKELEHNREKAHCCGSVVSLIAEPPVAYKLGGMRLQEAVDVNADIIAALCPCCTVQFRVAAEKNNINIESQDLGALVARSLGYDIPDTTNYALQSWAPFEKMIDLLQPENMTDLMVELLPQMMAAMPAPLQAMMKMVKYVPGMDAMMKPMMPIMMPMLMPSVMPKVMPDMLKAVERRVPMPDYMRELLPDLMPKAMDNLMPNMLPEIIPLLTPRMIEYIKTH, encoded by the coding sequence ATGACAGTAAGAAGTGTACCGGAACTTTCAGCAACCCAAAAATCAGAACTCTCCGAACTCTTCGGGGAATACGTCAATCTAGACAAACGCGATCGCCACTATTATAACCACGATATAGGAGCCTTACCCCCCCTTGTCAAGAAAGTAATGGGGAACACCGACCCTGCAGCTGTGGTAAAAATCCGGACGGAAGAAGACGCGGTAAAGCTTCTGGAATTTGCAAACAGGTACAAGATTCCGGTTGTCCCCCGTGCAGGGGCCTCCTCCGGGTACGGCGGGGTAATCCCTACAAAGGGGGGCATAGTTGCCGATGTCACATTACTAAATAAGATCATCAGCATCGACCCCGAAGGGCAGAAAGCAGTGGTGCAGAGCGGGCTTATCTGGGAAAAGTTAGAGAGGAAACTGAAAGAAGAGGGCCTCTCGGTCAGGGCGATCCCTTCAAGTGCTCCTTCCTCGACCATAGGGGGCTGGCTGGCTCAGAGCGGAGCCGGATATGGAAGTTATGAGTTCGGCTGGGGCTACGAGAGTATGGAAAAAGCCCGGGTTGTCCTCCCCAACGGAAAAATAAGGGACTTTTCTGGCCCAGAACTCAAGAAGTTAATAGGGACAATGGGGACCACGGGCATCATCACCGAAATTGCCCTGAATGTCCAGAAACTCGAAGAGAGAAAAGCTGTTTCCTCCAGTTTCCCCGACGCTTCAGCCATGAAAACAGCGATAGAAACCATAAGGAAAAATAACATCCCCCTCTGGTCCATTTCCTTCCTTAACCCCGAATGGGCAGACATGAAGAATAAATCGCCCCAAAAACTCCACTCTGGGAAAGTTGTGGACAAACACAGACCAGTGCTGCCTGTTGCTTACGTCTGTACCTTCATGTACCCTGCCTCAAGGGATGTTTCAGGCTTAAATGAAGCAATAGAGAATGCAGGCGGGACAATTCTTCCCGAAGAGATCGCAAAGCACGAGACTGAGGAATGGTTCAAGTCCATGAAGGTTAAAAGGCTCGGTCCCTCCTTCATCCCTGCTGAGATCCTTGTGCCGTTTGAGAAGATGGACAGGGTTTTTGAAGAAATTGAAAAGAGGATTAAACTTCCGGTACTCACTGAAGGGATGGTTATCAGTGACGGAAATGTTGTACTCCTCTGCTTCATGCGCCACTCCGAGCGCTCCTTACTCTTCAATACGGCCTTTGCCCTTTCCCTGAGCATCCTGAAAATTGCAGAAGAAAACGGAGGCAGAGCCTATTCTTCCGGCCTATTCTTTGCCTCGAAGAAAAAGAGCGTCTTTGGAGACCGGCTTTCGGAAGTAGAAGCTCTCCGGAAGGAATTCGACCCCAACGGGATCATGAACCCCGAGACCCTGGAAGGGAAAGGGCTCCTGAACACAGCCGTGTCCCTTGGCTCTTCCTTCGAACCCATGGGAAGGATTGTGGGAAATATGTCCGGGATAGGAAAAGTTTCCTTCAAAGACGAAAAGGAAATCCCCGCAGACATTGCCGAACTTGCATACTCGTGTTCTCAGTGCGGATACTGTGTGAGCGAGTGCGACCAGTACTACGGCAGAAACTGGGAGTCCCAGTCGCCCCGGGGAAAATGGTTCTTTATCAAGGAATACCTGGCAGGCCGGGAAAAGCTTGACCAGAGGCAGACGAACACCTTCCTTGCCTGCACCACGTGCCAGATGTGCGATGCCCGTTGTGAGCTGGACATGCCAATCGAACATGCCTGGATGACAATGCGCGGAAAGCTGGTTGATGAAGAGAAAAAGATGACCTTCCCGCCCTTCGAGATCATGGCTGCAAGCCTCCTGAAGGAGAGGAACATCTGGGCAAACCTCAGCAAAGACAGGGACAAATGGATTCCTGACGACATCAGGGCAAAAATGAAAGACAAAGCCGAGTATGCCTACTTTGCAGGTTGCACGGCATCCTTTGTGGAAAAAGACGTGGCTATAGGGGCTGTACGTATGCTCGACGATGCGGGGGTCGAGTTTACAGGACTGGGAGACAAGGAAGCCTGCTGTGGAATTCCCATGCTCGTTGCCGGAAAGTGGGATGTCTTTGAAACGATCATGCGGATGAACATCTCCAACATGAAAAAGAGGGGCGTAAAAACCGTGATTACCTCCTGTCCTGCATGCTGGCTCATGTGGCACACAGTCTATCCTCAGTGGGCAGAAAAACTGGGAATCGAATACGGGTTTGAGACAAAACACTATTCCGAAATCCTGGTTGAGCGCCTGGACGTGCTGAAGCCCAAATTCAAGGTACCCCTGAATAAAGTGGTTGCCTGGCATGATTCCTGCCACCTGGGAAGAGCCGGAGGCGAGATATACGATCCCCCAAGGGAACTTTTGAAAGCCATCCCTGGCATCCAGTTCAAAGAACTTGAACACAACAGGGAAAAGGCCCACTGCTGTGGTTCAGTGGTGAGCCTTATTGCCGAGCCTCCGGTTGCATATAAACTTGGAGGTATGAGGCTTCAGGAAGCTGTAGATGTAAACGCAGACATCATAGCGGCTCTGTGTCCCTGCTGTACGGTTCAGTTCCGTGTTGCAGCCGAGAAAAATAATATTAACATAGAGTCCCAGGACCTCGGCGCCCTTGTGGCAAGAAGCCTCGGCTATGACATCCCGGACACGACAAACTACGCCCTGCAGTCATGGGCGCCCTTTGAGAAGATGATCGACCTCCTGCAGCCCGAAAACATGACCGACCTGATGGTAGAACTCCTGCCCCAGATGATGGCCGCAATGCCAGCTCCTCTTCAGGCCATGATGAAGATGGTCAAGTATGTGCCCGGAATGGATGCCATGATGAAGCCCATGATGCCCATAATGATGCCTATGCTCATGCCTTCTGTCATGCCAAAGGTCATGCCTGATATGCTCAAAGCTGTTGAGAGGCGTGTCCCGATGCCTGATTACATGAGAGAGCTGCTCCCGGACCTCATGCCAAAGGCAATGGATAATCTGATGCCTAACATGCTGCCCGAAATCATCCCTCTGCTGACCCCGCGGATGATCGAGTACATAAAAACACACTAA
- a CDS encoding 4Fe-4S binding protein, translating into MLKITPYLGIFVLIVSIGGLWYPALGYFVLLIFAAIFLISPFRGRWFCGNLCPRGSFADFWISKISKKRKIPGILRSLWVRLPIFLLMMGFMGYRISNIIGTLNTFEKIGTVLVTMCIVTTAIAVLLGSNLSPRTWCSFCPMGTAQRLLGGKRYQLQLENDKCISCKKCEKVCPMQLKVCQNETKLDCIKCGRCVSVCPKDALHF; encoded by the coding sequence ATGCTCAAAATTACTCCCTACCTGGGAATCTTTGTACTTATTGTTTCCATCGGAGGGCTCTGGTATCCCGCACTCGGATACTTTGTGTTGCTTATTTTTGCAGCAATCTTCCTTATCAGCCCCTTCAGAGGCAGATGGTTCTGCGGAAATCTCTGTCCCAGGGGAAGCTTTGCTGATTTCTGGATCAGCAAAATTTCAAAGAAAAGAAAGATCCCCGGCATTTTAAGGAGCCTGTGGGTGCGCCTTCCTATCTTTCTCTTGATGATGGGGTTCATGGGCTACAGGATTTCAAACATCATCGGAACCCTGAACACCTTTGAGAAGATAGGGACGGTCCTTGTCACCATGTGCATTGTGACAACGGCAATTGCAGTTCTTCTCGGCAGCAACCTGAGCCCGAGGACCTGGTGTTCCTTCTGTCCAATGGGAACCGCACAGCGCCTGCTCGGAGGAAAGAGGTACCAGCTGCAGCTTGAGAATGACAAATGCATCAGCTGCAAAAAATGTGAAAAAGTCTGCCCCATGCAGTTAAAGGTCTGCCAGAATGAAACAAAACTCGACTGTATCAAATGCGGACGTTGTGTGAGTGTCTGTCCCAAAGATGCCCTTCATTTTTAA